The nucleotide window GTTCTCCCGCAGGCGGCAGATTCCCCTCTTCCCCGGCGCGACGCGGCAGCGGTGCGGGCAGAGCGTGCAGCGGACCGCGCCATCGGTGTCGGGCTCCCAGTACCGGGCGACGGGGGGTTCCATCAATCCACCACCAGGTCGTTCTTCAAGAGGAACTCGGCCCAGCGCAGGTCCTCGGGTGTGGTGATTTTGAAAAGCTGTCGGTGGCCGGGGATTAGCTTCACCGGCCGTCCCGCGTTCTCCACGAGCTGGGCGTCGTCGGTCGCCCCCGCGAGCCGTTCGTCGTCCTGGTCGTAAACCTGTCGCAGGAGCCCGTAGCGGAAGCACTGGGGCGTCTGAACCAGCCAGACCCGGCGACGGTCCACGGTCATCTTCACCGTGGTCATGCGGGTGGCGAGCTTGACGGTGTCGGTGGCCTGGACGGCCGCCACCGCCGCCCCGTTCACCAGCGCCGCCGCCGTTATGTCCTGGAGGACCTTCCGCGTGACGAAGGGACGCACCGCGTCGTGCACGATCACCAGGTCCACCTTGCCCAGGGATTTCAGCGCGTAGCGCACCGACTGCCAGCGCTCCTCGCCGCCGGTGACCACGGTGAACTGCCCGCCGAGCCGGGCGACCTCGAAGCCGGTCCGACCCTCGAAGCCCCGGGGCGCGGTGACCACCAGGCGGTTGAACTCGGCCCGTTCCAGGAACCGCTCGGCGGTCCGGTGCAGGACGGTCTGACCGCCCAGGTCGGCGAACTGCTTGGGTTCCAGGCCGCCGAAGCGCTTGCCCAGGCCGCCCGCCGCCAGAATCAAACCCACCGAAAGCGTCATCGCAGGGGTAACCTCCCCTTCGATTTTACTACAACGCCGGCCTCCGGCCAAGCATGGTTGCCCCGGCGGTCCGTCGGCGGTAGAATAACCCCCGGACGCCCGTCGCCCGCCTACTCTCCCGGAGCACATTCACGTCATGGAAACCATAGGGCTGGCGCTTCTCTTGGGCCTCTCGATGGGTCCGACCTGCCTGGCCACCATCTCGGCGC belongs to bacterium and includes:
- the ispD gene encoding 2-C-methyl-D-erythritol 4-phosphate cytidylyltransferase; this translates as MTLSVGLILAAGGLGKRFGGLEPKQFADLGGQTVLHRTAERFLERAEFNRLVVTAPRGFEGRTGFEVARLGGQFTVVTGGEERWQSVRYALKSLGKVDLVIVHDAVRPFVTRKVLQDITAAALVNGAAVAAVQATDTVKLATRMTTVKMTVDRRRVWLVQTPQCFRYGLLRQVYDQDDERLAGATDDAQLVENAGRPVKLIPGHRQLFKITTPEDLRWAEFLLKNDLVVD